From the genome of Coregonus clupeaformis isolate EN_2021a unplaced genomic scaffold, ASM2061545v1 scaf1139, whole genome shotgun sequence, one region includes:
- the LOC123486325 gene encoding tudor domain-containing protein 3-like, whose protein sequence is MTFPPNDQYYPQRSDSQSQARYPQRSDSQSQARYPQRSDSQSQGRYPQRSDSQSQGRYPQRSDSRNDRSDNRNDSSRNDTSRKERNERADFRKERNGGPPRFQRDSEKDFPKPGHDPSTTPSSPSPAPAPAGGQERAQDRGQERGQTQEKAPPGGGGGSERWREAQNERQAAREARGQTSVFCPATYPAPGQRNREPRDRTQGDPSGSGTFQQGIRVGSSSGSGGFQNQSRREQHSVPDLSFNKRGEGGGGGGGGGVKQDNGPAPAASKPGQHQTESSSNTVSEHKGIHRSDSRAEPNCRRRGGGKFHRERPNSDNFDRYRDNGPLNSSNSWVGQEKDSSAGAQDGVVSRGESRPVKGQVGGGPGSGPHLQNGDSSTEHRTGPIKQQNSSSGPAPTGREEPHNWNSTNPAHNNSNTAPKKRSGQIKGQRSDQGQVGSMEPAVCQGPGNWKPGDQVLALYWEDNKFYRSRIDAVHPSGSTAVVTFTEYGNCEEVLLHNIKPVNMDFWKEEAGLEYRRGGDGQPRSATRTRPTVLYYQPPRARD, encoded by the exons ATGACGTTCCCCCCCAACGACCAGTATTACCCCCAACGCAGCGACAGCCAGTCCCAGGCCAGGTACCCCCAACGCAGCGACAGCCAGTCCCAGGCCAGGTACCCCCAACGCAGCGACAGCCAGTCCCAGGGCAGGTACCCCCAACGCAGCGACAGCCAGTCCCAGGGCAGGTACCCCCAACGCAGCGATAGCCGCAACGACAGGTCAGACAATAGGAATGACTCATCCAGGAATGACACATCACGCaaggagagaaatgagagagcaGACTTCAGGAAGGAGAGGAACGGCGGACCACCACGCTTCCAGAGGGATAGTGAAAAGGATTTCCCTAAACCTGGCCACGACCCCTCCACCACCCCATCCAGCCCTTCCCCAGCTCCGGCTCCAGcagggggccaggagagagcccAGGACAGAGGCCAGGAAAGGGGCCAGACACAGGAGAAGGCCCCtcctggaggtggaggagggtcagagaggtggagagaggcccAGAATGAGAGACAAGCAGCCAGGGAGGCCAGAGGACAGACATCAGTGTTCTGCCCTGCTACGTACCCCGCCCCTGGCCAGAGGAACAGAGAACCCAGAGACAGAACCCAGGGGGATCCTTCTGGATCTGGAACATTCCAGCAGGGAATCAGAGTAGGTTCTAGTTCTGGGTCCGGAGGGTTCCAGAACCAAAGTCGGAGAGAGCAGCACTCGGTACCTGATCTGTCGTTTAataagagaggagaaggaggaggaggaggaggaggaggaggggtgaagcAGGACAACGGACCAGCACCAGCTGCCTCTAAACCAGGCCAGCACCAGACAGAGTCCAGTTCTAACACTGTATCAGAACATAAAGGGATCCACAGATCTGACAGCAG AGCTGAGCCCAACtgcagaaggagaggaggggggaagttCCACAGGGAAAGGCCCAACTCTGACAACTTTGACCGTTACCGGGACAACGGACCTTTGAACTCTTCGAACTCGTGGGTTGGGCAAGAGAAGGACTCTAGCGCTGGGGCGCAGGACGGGGTCGTGTCCCGTGGTGAGTCTCGTCCAGTGAAAGGCCAAGTGGGCGGCGGACCGGGCTCAGGGCCACACCTCCAGAACGGTGACTCGTCAACGGAACACAGGACAGGGCCAATCAAACAACAGAACTCCTCCTCTGGTCCTGCCCCCACGGGGAGGGAGGAGCCACATAACTGGAACAGCACTAACCCTGCCCATAACAACTCCAACACCGCCCCCAAGAAGAGGTCAGGGCAGATCAAAGGGCAGAGGTCAGACCAGGGTCAGGTTGGGTCCATGGAGCCTGCAGTGTGTCAAGGCCCGGGGAACTGGAAACCAGGAGACCAGGTTTTAGCTCTCTACTGGGAAGATAACAAG TTCTACAGGTCCAGGATAGATGCTGTGCATCCCTCTGGTTCCACGGCGGTCGTGACCTTTACTGAGTATGGAAACTGTGAGGAGGTCCTTCTGCACAACATCAAACCTGTCAACATGGACTTCTGG AAGGAAGAGGCGGGGTTAGAGTACCGGCGCGGGGGCGACGGTCAGCCTAGGAGCGCCACGAGGACGCGGCCCACAGTCCTGTATTACCAGCCGCCCAGGGCCAGGGACTGA